From one Microcoleus sp. FACHB-831 genomic stretch:
- a CDS encoding serine/threonine-protein kinase, which yields MSNFPDFANHGYQVVRELGRNLVGGRITYLAKSISPTPSDRGGVSVVIKQFHFGWTNSDWSGFKAYEREIQVLRSLNHSGIPRYLDSFETSAGFCMVQEYKNAQSLAVPRSFDPDDIKQIATSILEILIYLQKRIPPVIHRDIKPENILVDDDLNVYLVDFGFARIGGGDVAMSSVALGTLGFMPPEQLYNRQLSEATDLYGLGATLICLLSGTKSTQIDSLIDEDGRIDFKPLVPKLSLRFIDWIERMVQPKQKDRFENATAAKEALGPIYPIRLPEVNLSESLLEFQATTLSGERLTQTITVSNAIAETILSGRWEVAPHESDPPHTPETHAWISFKPAQFASNQAECQITVDTSKLIPDKTYERQILLHSNGARATTPLKIRVQTNPLQINYLSLYWSFAILCGTSFGVAWLVAINWAGASTVFATSSAGSWVAALICCACFSPLFSEVDERLKSATRRTKSLWIVGLCGLAASFGPVGLGLILALFGAGVATSAKVGAMAEARARGMLNDSQSESSQPFDMVATGFWGLVGAGFGSIGAAMLWAMLEPQFGYVRLLLAVVFAAVAVGGGTKAIAYQMQAVGFALSSGRAIRALIIALGLSLGAGLQIGLSHPLLLAAVAGTSLPLAAMMIYQPMQRSRLLANSRQHKQNLIKP from the coding sequence ATGAGCAACTTCCCAGATTTTGCCAATCATGGCTATCAGGTCGTTAGAGAACTGGGTCGCAACCTCGTCGGCGGTCGCATTACCTACCTTGCAAAGAGTATTTCCCCAACCCCCTCCGATCGAGGGGGAGTATCGGTAGTTATTAAACAATTTCACTTTGGCTGGACTAACTCTGATTGGTCTGGTTTCAAAGCTTATGAGCGCGAAATACAAGTACTGCGATCGCTCAATCATTCCGGTATTCCCCGCTATCTCGACTCTTTTGAAACGTCTGCTGGCTTTTGCATGGTGCAAGAATACAAAAATGCCCAGTCCTTAGCCGTTCCGCGCAGTTTTGACCCGGATGATATTAAGCAAATTGCCACCTCTATCCTAGAAATATTAATCTACTTGCAAAAGCGGATTCCCCCTGTAATTCACCGCGATATCAAACCAGAAAACATCCTCGTAGACGACGATCTCAATGTTTATTTAGTAGATTTTGGTTTTGCCAGAATTGGCGGCGGGGATGTTGCTATGAGCAGCGTCGCGCTGGGTACGCTGGGCTTTATGCCGCCAGAACAACTTTACAATCGGCAACTGAGCGAGGCAACAGATTTATACGGTCTTGGCGCAACCCTTATTTGCCTGTTAAGCGGAACAAAATCAACCCAGATTGACAGCTTAATTGATGAAGATGGTCGGATTGATTTTAAACCCCTTGTTCCTAAACTCAGTCTGCGCTTCATTGACTGGATCGAAAGAATGGTGCAGCCGAAGCAAAAAGACCGATTTGAGAATGCAACTGCGGCAAAAGAAGCGCTTGGCCCGATTTATCCCATACGATTGCCGGAAGTTAACCTGAGCGAATCTTTGTTGGAATTTCAGGCAACAACATTGAGTGGAGAAAGACTAACTCAGACTATTACGGTAAGTAACGCGATCGCCGAAACAATCTTATCAGGACGCTGGGAAGTCGCCCCCCACGAAAGCGATCCGCCCCACACGCCAGAAACACACGCTTGGATTTCTTTTAAGCCTGCCCAATTTGCCAGCAATCAGGCTGAATGTCAAATTACAGTTGATACAAGCAAATTAATTCCAGATAAAACTTACGAACGCCAAATTTTACTGCACAGTAATGGGGCGCGAGCAACAACTCCCTTAAAGATTCGGGTGCAGACAAATCCACTACAGATAAATTATCTGTCCCTCTATTGGTCTTTCGCTATACTTTGCGGCACTTCTTTTGGTGTTGCTTGGCTCGTAGCAATCAATTGGGCTGGGGCTAGCACGGTCTTCGCTACCTCGTCGGCTGGTTCGTGGGTGGCGGCGCTTATATGCTGCGCCTGTTTTTCGCCTTTGTTTTCTGAGGTGGATGAGCGGCTCAAGAGTGCAACTCGCAGAACCAAAAGTCTGTGGATTGTGGGTTTGTGCGGGCTGGCGGCTTCGTTCGGACCTGTGGGTTTGGGGCTGATTTTGGCTTTGTTTGGAGCTGGGGTGGCGACTTCAGCTAAAGTTGGGGCTATGGCTGAGGCTAGAGCTAGGGGAATGTTGAATGACTCTCAATCGGAGTCCAGCCAGCCTTTCGATATGGTGGCGACAGGTTTTTGGGGTTTGGTTGGGGCTGGCTTTGGCTCTATTGGGGCGGCTATGTTGTGGGCGATGTTAGAGCCGCAATTTGGATACGTGCGCTTGCTGCTGGCGGTTGTTTTTGCTGCTGTTGCTGTGGGTGGAGGGACGAAGGCGATCGCGTATCAGATGCAAGCCGTAGGTTTCGCGCTCTCAAGCGGTCGCGCAATCCGCGCACTGATTATCGCCTTGGGGCTTAGTTTGGGGGCGGGGTTGCAGATAGGTTTATCGCACCCATTACTTTTAGCCGCTGTTGCGGGAACGAGTTTACCTTTGGCTGCGATGATGATCTATCAACCCATGCAGCGATCGCGCCTCCTTGCTAACTCTCGCCAGCACAAGCAAAATCTGATTAAGCCCTAA
- a CDS encoding tetratricopeptide repeat protein, producing METYLPILYLSLLLSILGGASWLIFRQIFRSRKVENNLARLQNKLNVEKGTAQEYYELGSIYLDKKLFSQAVSLFQKALKAEEGELQYLPLIYNGLGYGYFAQEQYDLAIRNYKEAIKLQPNYITAINNLGHTYEKKKLTAQALEAYDEALKHEPTNITAKRRSESLRKRFVTSA from the coding sequence ATGGAAACTTATCTGCCAATTCTTTATCTATCCCTGTTGCTGTCTATACTAGGCGGTGCCAGTTGGTTGATTTTTCGCCAGATTTTCAGATCGCGTAAAGTGGAAAATAACCTGGCACGCTTACAAAATAAGCTGAACGTAGAGAAGGGTACTGCCCAAGAATATTACGAGTTGGGCAGTATTTATTTAGATAAAAAACTGTTCTCTCAGGCTGTATCCCTGTTTCAAAAAGCTCTAAAAGCTGAAGAAGGAGAGTTGCAATATCTGCCTCTGATATATAACGGCTTGGGCTATGGCTACTTTGCTCAAGAACAGTATGATTTAGCGATTCGCAACTACAAAGAAGCAATTAAGCTACAGCCAAATTATATTACGGCAATCAACAACTTGGGCCACACTTACGAGAAGAAGAAGTTGACAGCTCAGGCGTTGGAAGCTTATGACGAAGCTTTGAAGCACGAGCCGACTAATATAACGGCCAAACGTCGCTCGGAATCTTTGCGAAAACGGTTTGTAACGTCTGCTTAA
- a CDS encoding transporter substrate-binding domain-containing protein translates to MAKVSSFIVYTSIFVFSLVSWVGLGMILPLNSSSSAAELNEIQERGYLMVAVKDNVRPLAFRDESGNLQGLEIDLARHLAEELLGRADAVRFQPVANRDRLKVVLERKVDMAIARMTATASRSRLVDFTAPYYLDGTSIVTKDRSVQKDKDLSGKKVAILNGSSTIATVRYVLPRVRLVGVNSYEEGRSLVESGGAIGFAADNSVLAGWVQEYPQYRMVPVWLSGEALCVVMTKGLQNNKLWDRVNAALARWKAEGWLQERAKYWGLP, encoded by the coding sequence ATGGCAAAAGTTTCATCATTCATAGTTTATACTTCAATTTTTGTTTTCTCTCTCGTCTCCTGGGTCGGCCTGGGAATGATTTTGCCTTTAAACTCGTCAAGTAGTGCCGCCGAATTGAACGAAATTCAAGAGCGGGGCTACTTGATGGTTGCGGTTAAAGATAATGTGCGTCCCTTGGCATTCCGCGATGAGTCGGGAAACCTGCAAGGACTGGAAATTGACCTAGCTCGACATCTAGCCGAAGAATTATTAGGGCGTGCGGATGCTGTGAGATTTCAGCCCGTCGCCAATCGCGATCGCCTTAAAGTTGTATTAGAGCGTAAAGTAGATATGGCGATCGCCAGGATGACGGCAACTGCTTCGCGATCGCGCTTGGTTGACTTCACCGCCCCATACTACCTAGACGGCACAAGCATAGTAACAAAAGATAGATCGGTACAAAAAGATAAAGATCTGTCTGGGAAGAAAGTTGCAATTCTAAATGGTTCCAGTACAATTGCAACCGTGCGATATGTCTTACCAAGAGTCAGGCTAGTAGGGGTAAATTCTTACGAAGAAGGGCGATCGCTGGTAGAAAGTGGCGGTGCTATTGGCTTTGCTGCGGATAACAGCGTTCTGGCTGGTTGGGTGCAGGAATATCCTCAATATCGGATGGTTCCAGTGTGGCTGTCAGGTGAAGCTTTGTGTGTGGTGATGACTAAGGGGTTGCAAAACAACAAATTGTGGGATCGCGTGAATGCCGCGCTCGCTCGTTGGAAAGCTGAGGGTTGGTTACAGGAACGGGCTAAATATTGGGGATTACCCTAA
- the rplT gene encoding 50S ribosomal protein L20, which translates to MTRVKRGNVARKRRKKILKLAKGFRGSHSKLFRTANQQVMKALRNAYRDRKKRKRDFRRLWIARINAAARQHGMSYSQLMGNLKKANIEINRKMLAQLAVLDPTAFHKVAELAGAVKR; encoded by the coding sequence ATGACACGGGTAAAACGCGGTAACGTTGCACGTAAACGCCGCAAAAAAATTCTAAAACTAGCCAAAGGATTTCGCGGCAGTCACTCAAAACTGTTCCGGACAGCCAATCAACAGGTGATGAAGGCGCTGCGTAACGCCTATCGCGATCGCAAAAAGCGCAAGCGTGATTTCCGTCGCCTCTGGATTGCCCGCATCAATGCAGCTGCACGCCAGCACGGCATGAGCTACAGTCAGTTGATGGGAAATCTGAAAAAAGCCAATATCGAGATTAACCGCAAAATGCTAGCTCAACTGGCAGTTTTAGATCCTACTGCCTTCCACAAAGTAGCAGAATTAGCAGGTGCGGTTAAAAGATAA
- the rpmI gene encoding 50S ribosomal protein L35: protein MPKIKTRRSAAKRFRATGSGKIVRRKAFKNHLLQHKGTDRKRRLSTMAVVNECDEDNVRGMLPYL, encoded by the coding sequence ATGCCTAAAATAAAAACCCGCAGATCAGCGGCAAAACGCTTTCGAGCTACTGGGAGCGGCAAGATTGTACGCCGGAAAGCTTTCAAAAATCACCTGCTACAGCACAAGGGTACCGATCGCAAGCGCCGTCTGTCTACTATGGCAGTGGTAAACGAATGCGATGAAGACAATGTACGCGGAATGCTGCCGTATTTGTAA
- a CDS encoding late competence development ComFB family protein: MSIEKMVEQALQDGYLTPDMKAEITRICNKSTDLSVEEYMALDRLMAELPSCVDSTTLIPHKQFSNVMEELVLKEAIAQWAIVAETTDTVLDVGDIAAYALNRLPGLYATTSDGAGFHRSLAKDELDQLIVQKVQEAIARCLEQPEIYPKRKPLKIKLTEN, from the coding sequence ATGAGTATTGAGAAAATGGTTGAACAGGCATTGCAGGATGGATATCTAACGCCAGATATGAAAGCGGAGATTACACGCATCTGCAATAAGTCTACCGATTTGTCGGTTGAGGAGTACATGGCCTTGGATCGACTAATGGCGGAATTGCCTAGTTGTGTAGACAGCACGACGTTAATACCGCACAAACAGTTTAGCAACGTGATGGAAGAGCTGGTACTCAAGGAGGCGATCGCCCAGTGGGCCATAGTTGCAGAGACTACTGACACTGTTCTAGATGTGGGAGATATTGCTGCCTATGCCCTAAATCGCCTTCCCGGACTCTATGCAACTACCTCAGACGGTGCCGGGTTTCATCGCAGCCTTGCCAAGGACGAACTAGACCAGTTGATTGTCCAGAAAGTTCAAGAAGCGATCGCTCGTTGCCTAGAACAACCAGAAATTTACCCTAAACGCAAACCCTTGAAGATTAAACTTACTGAAAATTAA
- a CDS encoding ATP-dependent helicase: MSNDTDSNLTPQVGAVETLNSTPLNPAAALREQALLRLRNGLRPGQQSMADWQGGSLAVSAVPGAGKSTGMAIAAAIAIARFQLHARRYLVVVTFTRSAAANIKAKIRKCLRELSLPQTGFVVYTLHGLALNIATRHSELSGLNLETATLVTPNQSNRLIRDCVERWIANNPRRYSVLLEGREFDGEETERLRRQSVLRTEVLPSLATTAVREAKSSGLLPHDLWRLAEETPDDYDILAIAAGLYEQYQALLRSRDLIDYDEMILAALRVLKNDSARQMWQNQVFAVFEDEAQDSTPLQNKLLEILATDPKAPTPLETSHATSLHLVRVGDPNQAINSTFTPADPIYFRRFCKDCYDQGRLATMDRAGRSTPIIIESANFVLDWVNRTYGGNREQGTGNRLSSPRSTAQSPLPFRPQKIRTVDADDPQADANPTQTGRGLEIYTPSDIHQTVDLIGERVIELLTENKEGKAAVLVRENRQARFVAEKLQFLRRQHGIEVYEVGESDRHSHVPAEILRLLQFLDRPHSPDYLKAALEVLVKRHLIATQDLNALSTFPEQFLYPGPLEPPQSESVLEARRYCCELLKARLELPHYQLIPFLALTLNYDQSELATAEKLAERVAQQTSGNTSMSATLEVLSEIVSSERFEAVETDDSEERYTRSGQLTIITMHKAKGLDWDYVFMPFLHEDTIPGSPWVPTAAQFLGDFTLAEVARAQIRAGLHGQSPLPQSADAWEQAGQLKTAEEFRLLYVAMTRAKRLLWMAAAQRGPFRWNTFNGTTAENLQEKKPCPVLPALKSQFPKSVVSLSKTPK; encoded by the coding sequence GGGAACAAGCGCTGCTGCGGCTCCGGAATGGCTTGCGTCCGGGACAACAAAGCATGGCAGACTGGCAAGGTGGTTCCCTCGCTGTTTCCGCCGTTCCTGGCGCTGGTAAATCTACTGGAATGGCGATCGCTGCTGCTATTGCGATCGCTCGCTTCCAACTCCATGCCCGTCGCTATCTTGTCGTCGTTACCTTCACTCGCTCCGCCGCCGCCAATATCAAAGCTAAAATCCGCAAATGCCTGCGCGAACTTTCTCTACCGCAAACAGGCTTCGTTGTATATACATTACACGGATTGGCTCTGAACATTGCCACGCGACATTCAGAGCTATCGGGTTTAAATCTGGAAACCGCTACGTTAGTCACCCCTAACCAAAGCAATCGGTTAATTCGCGACTGCGTAGAACGGTGGATTGCCAACAACCCCCGGCGCTATTCAGTGTTGCTAGAGGGGCGTGAATTTGACGGGGAAGAAACAGAGCGGTTGCGGCGTCAGTCAGTTTTGCGTACTGAAGTTTTGCCCAGCCTTGCGACTACCGCCGTTAGGGAAGCGAAAAGCTCTGGACTATTGCCACACGACTTATGGCGACTAGCAGAAGAAACGCCAGATGATTATGACATATTGGCGATCGCCGCCGGATTGTACGAGCAATATCAAGCATTACTGCGATCGCGCGACTTGATCGACTACGACGAAATGATTCTCGCCGCGCTGCGAGTCCTCAAAAACGACAGCGCCCGTCAAATGTGGCAAAACCAAGTCTTTGCCGTCTTTGAAGATGAAGCCCAAGACTCCACCCCCCTCCAAAACAAGCTGTTGGAAATTCTTGCTACCGACCCAAAAGCCCCTACTCCTCTAGAGACATCCCATGCAACGTCTCTACATCTAGTGCGAGTAGGCGATCCCAACCAAGCTATCAACTCCACTTTCACCCCAGCCGATCCGATTTATTTCCGCAGATTCTGCAAAGATTGCTATGACCAAGGACGACTCGCAACAATGGATAGAGCTGGTCGGAGTACGCCGATTATCATCGAATCGGCTAACTTTGTCTTAGATTGGGTAAATCGCACTTATGGCGGTAATAGAGAACAGGGAACGGGTAACAGACTATCTTCCCCACGCTCTACAGCACAATCTCCACTGCCATTTCGCCCCCAGAAAATTCGCACTGTTGACGCTGACGATCCTCAAGCTGACGCCAACCCGACACAAACGGGTAGAGGGCTGGAAATCTACACCCCCAGCGATATTCATCAAACCGTAGATTTGATAGGAGAGCGGGTAATTGAATTATTAACCGAGAATAAAGAAGGTAAAGCCGCTGTATTGGTGCGCGAGAATAGACAAGCTCGGTTTGTGGCCGAAAAACTCCAATTTTTGCGGCGTCAGCACGGCATAGAAGTTTATGAAGTGGGAGAGAGCGATCGCCATTCCCACGTCCCGGCTGAAATCCTCCGCCTGCTACAATTTCTCGATCGCCCCCACTCTCCCGATTACCTCAAAGCCGCCCTAGAAGTCTTGGTAAAACGCCACCTGATTGCCACTCAAGACCTCAACGCCCTCTCTACCTTCCCCGAACAATTCCTCTATCCTGGCCCTTTAGAACCACCCCAGTCAGAATCAGTGCTTGAGGCGCGTCGCTACTGTTGCGAATTGCTCAAGGCACGTTTGGAGTTGCCTCACTACCAGCTAATTCCCTTCCTGGCTTTGACCTTAAACTACGATCAATCTGAGCTAGCAACAGCTGAGAAACTTGCAGAACGAGTGGCGCAACAGACTTCGGGAAACACTTCCATGAGTGCCACTCTAGAAGTCCTCAGCGAAATAGTCAGTTCTGAAAGATTTGAAGCCGTAGAAACCGACGATAGCGAGGAACGCTACACCCGTTCCGGTCAACTCACCATCATTACCATGCACAAAGCCAAGGGCTTGGACTGGGATTATGTCTTTATGCCGTTTTTGCACGAAGATACAATTCCCGGCAGTCCTTGGGTTCCTACCGCCGCGCAATTTCTAGGAGATTTTACCTTAGCGGAAGTAGCCAGGGCACAAATTCGGGCTGGTTTGCACGGTCAATCTCCTTTACCTCAGTCGGCAGATGCTTGGGAACAAGCAGGACAGTTGAAGACAGCGGAGGAATTTCGCCTACTATATGTGGCAATGACGCGAGCAAAGCGCTTGTTGTGGATGGCGGCTGCCCAAAGGGGGCCTTTCCGCTGGAATACTTTTAATGGAACGACAGCAGAGAACTTGCAGGAGAAGAAGCCTTGTCCTGTCTTGCCAGCATTAAAGAGCCAGTTTCCTAAGTCGGTAGTTTCTTTATCCAAAACACCCAAGTGA